From Candidatus Defluviilinea gracilis, a single genomic window includes:
- a CDS encoding ECF transporter S component has translation MNNNSTWEFGTRQVVYGAIGAALYGALSWFTNFLAIPAAGNISFRPAVAVLIFFGVAYGPIVGLLAGFIGNTIGDQASGYGFYWNWSLGNGLMGMVPGLIMASITDFKAQSQIIKAVGWGVLGIIVGMLFASLTEMITSGIDLTTAITGYFVPTLISNTVNVAILLPILMIAFAGMAARRGR, from the coding sequence ATGAACAACAATTCAACTTGGGAATTCGGAACCAGGCAAGTGGTGTACGGCGCCATCGGCGCGGCGCTCTATGGCGCGCTTTCGTGGTTTACGAATTTCCTCGCCATTCCCGCCGCTGGAAATATCTCGTTTCGGCCGGCTGTCGCGGTGTTGATCTTTTTCGGCGTGGCGTACGGTCCGATCGTTGGTTTGCTGGCGGGCTTTATCGGGAATACGATCGGCGACCAGGCTTCGGGCTATGGCTTCTACTGGAATTGGAGCCTCGGCAATGGCTTAATGGGCATGGTGCCGGGCTTGATCATGGCGTCTATTACCGATTTCAAAGCGCAGAGCCAGATCATCAAGGCTGTCGGTTGGGGCGTGCTGGGTATTATCGTCGGAATGTTATTTGCGTCGCTGACCGAAATGATTACCAGCGGAATCGACCTCACCACTGCCATAACGGGCTACTTTGTGCCGACCTTGATCAGCAACACCGTCAACGTTGCCATCTTGTTGCCGATCCTGATGATCGCGTTCGCCGGGATGGCGGCTCGCAGAGGCAGATAA
- a CDS encoding ABC transporter ATP-binding protein, translated as MSQSPLVIENLSFQYRTRPEKAIDHISFDLKPGEMLLIAGSSGCGKTTLARCINGLIPRSYKGERAGKVLLHGRDVSEMQIADVAQTVGTLLQDPERQIVASNVFNEIAFGPENLGLPREEILARVDAATKRLKIEYLLERETFHLSGGEKQKVALAGLLAMNPSILMLDEPLASLDPASAHEALEVFRSLADEGKTVVLIEHRVEDAIVAKPDRLMYLEAGQVKYLGPITSLPTVIDHREVKLPAEWVVKRVRQAEKMPPKVEPAAREERGEPLVVFENVDFRYSDESPLILHNVNLQIRRGDLIAVLGPNGAGKSTLVKHAIGLLKPTSGRVLVEGKDTNSMSVAQIAHSLGFVFQSPTHMLFAPTVREELEFGPKNLEIDSLSIPRLVAESILTMNLKGFEEYPPLGLSFGQQKRTTIAAVLAMQSKIMIMDEPTAGQDYSNYTHFMEALCKPSEGRRSLVAENFAATLFITHDLDLAVTYANRVLLFGDKHIAADGQPEEVLKDFDLLTRYRVRPTSLLRMNLSLLSKTKQFLTAEALAAYA; from the coding sequence ATGAGTCAATCTCCACTGGTGATCGAGAATTTATCCTTTCAATATCGGACCCGCCCGGAAAAGGCGATCGACCATATTTCATTCGATCTGAAACCCGGCGAAATGCTGTTAATTGCCGGGTCGAGCGGGTGCGGCAAGACCACCCTGGCGCGTTGCATCAATGGCTTGATACCGCGCTCCTATAAAGGAGAGCGCGCGGGCAAAGTCCTTTTGCATGGCAGGGATGTTTCCGAGATGCAGATCGCCGATGTGGCGCAGACGGTGGGCACATTGTTGCAAGACCCCGAACGACAGATCGTGGCGAGCAATGTGTTCAATGAGATCGCATTTGGTCCCGAAAATCTCGGCTTGCCGCGCGAGGAAATCCTCGCTCGCGTAGATGCGGCGACGAAGCGGTTGAAAATCGAATACCTGCTCGAGCGCGAAACCTTCCATCTCTCAGGCGGAGAAAAACAAAAGGTCGCGCTGGCAGGATTGCTGGCGATGAACCCCTCCATTCTGATGCTGGATGAACCGCTCGCATCTCTCGACCCTGCGTCTGCTCACGAAGCCCTCGAAGTTTTCCGAAGCCTGGCAGACGAGGGAAAGACGGTCGTGTTGATCGAGCACCGCGTAGAAGACGCCATTGTTGCCAAGCCTGATCGGTTGATGTACCTGGAAGCGGGACAGGTGAAGTATCTCGGACCAATTACCAGTTTGCCGACCGTGATCGATCATCGCGAGGTGAAACTCCCGGCCGAATGGGTAGTGAAGCGGGTGCGGCAGGCGGAGAAAATGCCGCCGAAGGTTGAACCAGCCGCGCGGGAGGAGCGAGGCGAGCCGCTCGTCGTGTTCGAGAACGTGGATTTTCGCTACAGCGACGAATCGCCTCTGATCTTGCACAATGTCAATCTCCAGATCCGTCGCGGCGACTTGATCGCGGTGTTGGGTCCGAATGGCGCGGGGAAGTCTACGCTGGTCAAACATGCCATCGGGTTGCTTAAGCCGACCAGCGGACGCGTGCTCGTGGAAGGCAAAGATACAAACAGTATGAGCGTTGCGCAGATCGCCCATTCGCTTGGGTTTGTGTTTCAAAGCCCCACGCACATGCTGTTCGCGCCGACCGTGCGCGAGGAGTTGGAGTTTGGACCGAAGAATCTGGAGATAGACAGTCTTTCGATTCCGCGGCTGGTTGCTGAAAGTATTCTTACGATGAATTTGAAAGGGTTCGAGGAGTACCCGCCGCTAGGGCTTTCGTTTGGTCAGCAAAAGCGCACGACGATCGCGGCAGTGCTGGCAATGCAATCGAAGATTATGATCATGGACGAGCCGACCGCCGGGCAGGATTATTCGAATTACACGCATTTCATGGAAGCGCTGTGCAAGCCGTCGGAAGGGAGGAGATCGCTGGTTGCCGAAAATTTCGCGGCGACGCTGTTCATCACGCATGATCTCGATCTCGCGGTGACGTATGCCAACCGCGTGTTGTTGTTCGGCGATAAGCATATAGCCGCCGACGGGCAACCAGAAGAGGTGTTGAAGGATTTCGACTTGTTGACGCGCTACCGTGTGCGACCCACGTCGCTTCTTCGCATGAACCTGAGCCTGCTTTCCAAAACCAAGCAGTTTCTCACCGCCGAGGCGCTCGCCGCTTACGCTTGA
- a CDS encoding SAM-dependent chlorinase/fluorinase — protein sequence MTVISLMTDYGIKDGTVGVMKGVIWGMCPTAQISDLSHMVQALNIHEAAYILERSVPSFPKGSIHLVAVDPGVGTKRRPMAAQIGDWFYVGPDNGVISGLLDRAEDSGWKTKFVELNRIRYWLPVISFVFHGRDIFSPIAAHLANGVPIGDLGTPLNDPVRIDLPKPFRTEHGWQGEAIYIDNFGNISTNIHAEHLDTALERKESITVKVLDIEIKGMVNTFGDRPAGEAIALMGISGALLISVVHGSAERALGIKLGEKIMVTY from the coding sequence TTGACAGTTATCAGCCTGATGACCGACTATGGAATCAAAGACGGCACGGTGGGAGTGATGAAAGGCGTGATCTGGGGCATGTGCCCGACAGCGCAAATCTCTGACCTGAGTCATATGGTTCAAGCTCTAAATATCCACGAAGCCGCGTATATTTTGGAGCGTTCCGTTCCATCCTTTCCCAAGGGTTCGATCCACTTGGTTGCGGTCGACCCAGGCGTTGGCACAAAACGCCGACCAATGGCGGCGCAGATCGGCGACTGGTTCTACGTGGGACCCGACAACGGCGTCATCTCCGGTTTGCTGGATCGCGCAGAAGATTCCGGCTGGAAAACCAAATTTGTGGAACTGAATCGGATTCGATATTGGCTGCCGGTCATCAGTTTTGTGTTCCATGGGCGCGATATCTTCTCCCCAATCGCCGCCCACCTGGCAAACGGAGTGCCGATTGGCGACTTGGGAACGCCGTTGAATGACCCGGTACGGATTGACCTGCCCAAACCCTTCCGCACAGAACATGGCTGGCAAGGCGAGGCGATTTACATCGACAATTTCGGAAATATCTCGACCAACATTCACGCCGAGCATCTGGATACCGCGCTGGAACGGAAAGAATCCATTACAGTCAAAGTATTGGATATTGAGATCAAAGGCATGGTGAATACGTTTGGCGATAGACCGGCAGGCGAAGCGATCGCTTTGATGGGCATCTCAGGCGCCTTGCTCATTTCTGTGGTACATGGCAGCGCGGAACGCGCCCTCGGCATAAAACTTGGCGAAAAAATTATGGTAACGTATTAG
- a CDS encoding ferritin, with the protein MLISPELAKAINAQIGNEFGASMQYLSIASHFHAQKLTLLSKLFFEQAEEEKTHAMKFVHYILDTQAELQIPAIASPKPKFASAEEAVKAALAWETEVTEQIKALMDMAVSQNDYLAQNFLQWFIDEQLEEINKMDQLLSVIQRAGEKNLLMVEAYLVHMEKAG; encoded by the coding sequence ATGTTAATCAGTCCTGAATTGGCGAAAGCCATCAACGCCCAGATCGGCAACGAGTTCGGCGCGAGTATGCAATATTTGAGTATTGCGAGTCACTTCCACGCGCAGAAACTGACGCTGTTGTCAAAATTGTTTTTCGAACAGGCGGAAGAGGAAAAAACGCACGCGATGAAATTCGTGCATTACATCCTCGACACGCAGGCGGAATTGCAAATCCCTGCCATTGCATCGCCGAAACCGAAGTTCGCCTCTGCTGAGGAAGCAGTGAAAGCCGCGCTGGCGTGGGAAACAGAAGTGACCGAGCAGATCAAAGCCCTCATGGACATGGCGGTTTCGCAAAACGATTATCTGGCGCAGAACTTCCTGCAATGGTTCATTGACGAGCAATTGGAAGAGATCAACAAAATGGATCAGTTATTGAGTGTGATCCAACGCGCGGGCGAGAAAAACCTGCTCATGGTGGAAGCGTATCTGGTTCACATGGAGAAAGCAGGGTAA
- a CDS encoding aldehyde dehydrogenase family protein, whose translation MAGFKLTYGTMFNPPEALHEGFDKAVAKLKQNLGKEYGMFIDGKDVFADERFDDHSPVNTSWTLARLQKGNALHARMAIEAARKAFPAWSHTPWQKRVALVRKAASLIEKRIFELGAAMALEVGKNRMESLGDVQETADLMYWPAQMMEENKGFIKPMGKDPLTGFDSTNVSVLRPYGVWLVISPFNFPFALTGGPTGAALVAGNTVVIKPASDTAWIVRLYVECLRDAGIPNGVVNFVTGPGSTVGQALVDSPDVDGATFTGSFDVGMKMYRDFANRNYVRPIVLELGGKNPAIVSRNANLEDAATGIYRSAFGLQGQKCSAASRIFVEEPVYDELLAKLKSKVDSLVIGDPTERATYIGPVVNQNSYNEFKNFTEEINQAGGRFLTGGNVKSGGMYDYGYYCEPTLVTNLPFEHRLWKHEMFLPIATIGKVKNLDEAMGIANDVNYGLTAGFYGSPKETSWFFDNIQAGVTYANRPQGATTGAWPGFQPFGGWKGSGSSGKNGGGYYYAQLYMHEQIQTLVKHAAVKKAKATAKRKVAKKKVVKKKSRK comes from the coding sequence ATGGCTGGTTTCAAACTTACCTACGGCACGATGTTCAATCCGCCTGAGGCGCTGCATGAGGGATTCGACAAAGCGGTCGCAAAACTAAAACAAAATCTCGGCAAAGAATATGGGATGTTCATTGACGGCAAAGATGTGTTCGCGGATGAAAGGTTCGACGACCACTCGCCCGTCAACACCAGTTGGACGCTGGCGCGTCTGCAAAAGGGTAACGCGCTTCACGCCCGCATGGCAATTGAAGCGGCGCGGAAGGCATTCCCCGCATGGAGTCACACACCGTGGCAGAAGCGCGTGGCGTTGGTGCGTAAAGCGGCGTCGTTGATCGAGAAGCGCATCTTCGAACTCGGCGCGGCGATGGCTCTTGAGGTGGGCAAGAACCGCATGGAGTCTCTTGGCGATGTGCAAGAGACCGCCGACCTGATGTATTGGCCCGCGCAGATGATGGAGGAAAATAAAGGCTTCATCAAACCGATGGGCAAAGACCCGCTCACAGGATTCGATTCGACGAACGTCTCTGTGCTTCGCCCGTATGGCGTGTGGCTGGTGATCTCGCCGTTCAACTTCCCGTTCGCGTTGACCGGCGGACCGACCGGCGCGGCGCTTGTGGCAGGAAACACAGTTGTCATCAAGCCCGCATCAGACACCGCATGGATCGTGCGCTTGTATGTGGAATGTTTGCGCGACGCGGGCATCCCGAACGGCGTGGTCAACTTTGTGACCGGCCCCGGCTCGACGGTTGGGCAGGCGTTGGTAGACAGCCCCGACGTTGACGGCGCGACCTTCACCGGCTCGTTCGACGTGGGCATGAAAATGTATCGCGATTTTGCGAATCGCAATTACGTCCGCCCGATCGTGCTGGAACTCGGCGGAAAGAATCCCGCCATTGTTTCGCGCAATGCGAATCTCGAAGATGCGGCGACCGGCATATATCGCTCGGCGTTCGGTTTGCAAGGGCAAAAATGTTCCGCCGCTTCGCGCATCTTTGTCGAGGAGCCGGTCTACGATGAATTGCTCGCCAAACTGAAATCAAAAGTGGACTCGCTGGTGATTGGCGACCCAACCGAACGCGCCACCTATATCGGACCTGTGGTCAACCAGAATTCATACAACGAGTTCAAAAATTTCACCGAGGAAATCAACCAGGCGGGTGGGCGATTCCTGACCGGCGGAAACGTCAAGTCTGGCGGCATGTACGATTATGGCTATTACTGCGAACCGACCCTCGTCACCAACCTGCCGTTCGAACATCGCTTGTGGAAGCATGAGATGTTCCTGCCGATTGCTACGATCGGCAAGGTGAAGAATCTCGATGAAGCGATGGGCATTGCGAACGATGTCAATTACGGTCTCACCGCCGGGTTCTATGGTTCGCCCAAAGAAACTTCGTGGTTCTTCGATAACATCCAAGCCGGTGTGACGTACGCGAACCGTCCGCAAGGCGCGACAACCGGCGCGTGGCCCGGCTTCCAACCTTTCGGCGGCTGGAAAGGCTCCGGCTCAAGCGGCAAAAACGGCGGCGGATACTATTACGCCCAGTTGTATATGCACGAACAGATTCAAACGCTGGTAAAACACGCGGCGGTTAAGAAGGCAAAAGCAACTGCGAAGAGAAAAGTTGCGAAAAAGAAAGTTGTCAAAAAGAAATCGCGCAAGTAA
- a CDS encoding methyltransferase domain-containing protein — MPWNPDQYHKFQTERAAPFYDLLALVDARPNLKAIDLGCGTGELTSQLADRLPNSDVTGLDSSPQMLDKAASFARGGLVFQAGDLSALSGDWDLIFSNAALQWSANHAALIPQLFARLNPGGQIAIQAPSNHNHISHQIYRETADEEKFKSILQGFQRIAPVLTIDEYAQILFDCGAEKIVVFEKIYAHVLEDADAVVEWISGTALVPYFERLGEHKNEFINSIREKMRAAMPGSPVFYPFRRILFSARKPF, encoded by the coding sequence ATGCCTTGGAATCCCGATCAGTATCACAAGTTTCAAACTGAACGCGCCGCGCCGTTTTACGACCTGCTCGCGCTCGTGGATGCGCGCCCGAATCTCAAAGCAATTGATCTGGGATGCGGCACCGGCGAGTTGACGAGTCAACTGGCAGACCGGCTTCCCAACTCCGATGTGACCGGGTTGGACTCATCGCCGCAAATGCTCGACAAAGCCGCTTCTTTCGCGCGGGGCGGGCTGGTTTTCCAAGCGGGAGATTTATCCGCCCTTTCTGGCGACTGGGATTTGATCTTCAGCAACGCCGCGTTACAGTGGAGCGCGAATCATGCCGCGTTGATTCCGCAGTTGTTCGCGCGGCTCAACCCCGGCGGACAGATCGCCATTCAAGCGCCGTCGAATCACAATCACATCTCGCATCAAATCTATCGTGAAACGGCCGATGAAGAAAAGTTCAAATCCATCTTGCAGGGATTTCAACGCATCGCCCCCGTGCTGACCATTGACGAGTACGCTCAAATCCTGTTCGATTGCGGCGCGGAAAAAATCGTCGTGTTCGAAAAGATATACGCCCATGTGTTGGAAGACGCGGACGCCGTCGTCGAATGGATCTCCGGCACCGCGCTCGTCCCCTATTTTGAACGGCTGGGTGAACACAAAAATGAATTTATAAACTCGATCCGCGAGAAGATGCGCGCGGCAATGCCGGGTAGTCCCGTGTTTTACCCGTTTCGCAGGATTTTATTTTCTGCAAGAAAGCCGTTCTAG
- a CDS encoding CoA transferase subunit A: MTKVLPLSDAIAKFVNDGDTVYAAGFTHLIPFAAGHEIIRQGKKNLTLARATPDLIYDQMVAAGCAKKVIFSYMGNPGVGSLRIVRSAIEQGKLEWEEYSHFGMITRLQAGAAGLPFLPMNQTGAADLEKANPNIKRIADPFGGKDVIVVPALKPDVAIVHVQRADANGNAHLWGIIGEQKEAAFAAKKVIVTAEEIVDESVIRSDPNRTMISEIVVSAVCHVPFACHPSYAQGYYDRDNEFYLAWDKVSESAEYTKQYLDDWVYGVNDRNEYWQKLGAETHKRLEVPDLMSEPINYGKY, from the coding sequence ATGACAAAAGTACTTCCGCTATCCGATGCCATCGCAAAATTCGTAAACGACGGCGACACCGTGTATGCCGCCGGGTTTACACATCTTATCCCGTTCGCCGCAGGGCACGAGATCATTCGGCAGGGAAAAAAGAATCTCACTCTCGCCCGCGCCACGCCAGACTTGATCTACGACCAAATGGTCGCGGCGGGATGCGCAAAGAAAGTCATTTTCTCGTACATGGGAAATCCCGGCGTTGGGTCGCTTCGCATTGTGCGTTCGGCGATCGAGCAGGGAAAACTCGAATGGGAGGAATACTCGCACTTCGGGATGATCACACGCTTGCAAGCCGGGGCGGCTGGCTTGCCCTTCCTGCCGATGAATCAAACCGGCGCGGCTGACCTTGAAAAAGCGAACCCAAATATCAAACGCATCGCCGATCCATTCGGCGGAAAGGATGTGATCGTTGTGCCTGCTTTGAAACCCGATGTAGCCATCGTCCACGTCCAGCGCGCAGACGCGAACGGCAACGCGCACTTGTGGGGAATCATCGGTGAGCAGAAGGAAGCCGCGTTCGCCGCGAAGAAAGTCATCGTCACCGCCGAGGAGATCGTGGACGAATCCGTCATCCGCTCCGACCCGAACCGCACGATGATCTCCGAGATCGTCGTCAGCGCGGTGTGCCACGTGCCGTTTGCGTGCCATCCCAGTTACGCGCAGGGATATTATGACCGCGACAACGAGTTTTATCTCGCGTGGGATAAGGTCAGCGAATCGGCTGAATACACCAAACAATATTTGGATGATTGGGTGTACGGCGTAAATGATCGAAACGAATATTGGCAAAAACTCGGCGCGGAGACTCACAAGCGATTGGAAGTTCCAGACTTGATGAGCGAGCCAATCAATTATGGGAAGTATTGA
- a CDS encoding CoA-transferase subunit beta, with translation MIINAARLLRDGDVVFVGVGQPNLACNLAKRTHAPNLVMIYEAGVIGAEPARLPLSIGDPTLVSGALSVVSMYDIFTNYLQRGNVDVGFMGGAQIDKFGNINATVIGGYENPKVRLPGSGGSQEIAAWANRCYIMTPHQKRRFPEKVEFMTSAGFIGGRSDREKAGLRGGGMLAVVTDIGILEPDESGEMILTQLHPGKTLEEARANTGWDLKSASLVGTTDPVTANELRILRDELDPTGIYLKGASA, from the coding sequence ATGATCATCAACGCCGCGCGGTTGTTGCGCGATGGCGATGTTGTATTTGTCGGTGTTGGTCAACCGAATCTCGCGTGCAACCTTGCCAAGCGCACTCATGCGCCGAACCTCGTGATGATCTATGAAGCGGGCGTGATCGGCGCGGAGCCTGCGCGACTGCCGCTGTCCATCGGCGACCCAACCCTCGTGAGCGGCGCGTTATCTGTGGTGAGCATGTACGACATTTTCACCAACTACCTCCAACGCGGCAACGTGGACGTCGGCTTCATGGGCGGCGCGCAAATTGATAAATTCGGCAACATCAACGCCACCGTCATCGGCGGATACGAAAATCCAAAAGTGCGTTTGCCCGGCTCGGGCGGCTCGCAAGAGATCGCGGCGTGGGCGAACCGCTGTTACATCATGACCCCGCATCAAAAACGCCGCTTCCCCGAAAAAGTGGAATTCATGACCTCGGCTGGATTCATCGGCGGGCGCAGCGACCGCGAGAAAGCCGGTCTGCGCGGCGGCGGGATGCTCGCCGTCGTCACCGACATCGGCATCCTGGAACCGGACGAATCAGGCGAGATGATCCTCACGCAATTGCACCCAGGCAAAACGTTGGAAGAAGCGAGAGCGAACACCGGCTGGGATTTGAAGTCCGCTTCGCTCGTCGGGACGACTGATCCAGTCACCGCGAACGAACTCCGCATCCTGCGCGACGAACTCGACCCGACCGGTATCTACCTGAAAGGCGCAAGCGCATGA
- a CDS encoding CPBP family intramembrane metalloprotease, which produces MTQEAQPKRNIFSWIFIASDEPRLRAGWRLILQTLLLMIFSVITLIVAGILNIDFQSSDSIWGQILNLAAVTASIYVARRWLDKRSFESLGLKINHQTLTDILAGVGITFVQFIFIFGTLFAFGWLTFEGFAWQFDPINAVIANTLTFLMVFIFVGWNEELLSRGYHLQTIASGFNLFWGVIISSAVFGLLHLQNPSATWVSTAGIFFAGVFLAYGYIRTKQLWLPIGLHIGWNFFEGVVFGFPVSGLDIYPLTRIEVTGPELWTGGAFGPEAGLIVLPSLAVGGILIYLFTRNRLHSSV; this is translated from the coding sequence ATGACGCAAGAAGCCCAACCGAAACGAAATATATTTTCTTGGATCTTCATTGCATCCGATGAGCCGCGCTTGCGCGCAGGGTGGAGACTAATCCTTCAAACTCTGTTGCTCATGATTTTTAGTGTGATTACCCTTATCGTTGCCGGGATTTTGAATATAGACTTTCAATCCTCTGATTCGATCTGGGGGCAAATACTCAACCTCGCCGCAGTGACGGCGTCCATTTATGTTGCCCGTCGCTGGCTCGATAAACGATCTTTTGAAAGCCTCGGGCTGAAAATCAACCATCAAACGCTGACAGATATTCTCGCGGGCGTCGGCATCACATTCGTCCAATTCATCTTCATCTTCGGAACGCTGTTCGCATTCGGCTGGCTGACCTTCGAGGGCTTTGCGTGGCAATTCGACCCGATCAACGCAGTCATCGCCAACACATTGACGTTCCTCATGGTGTTCATCTTTGTCGGCTGGAACGAGGAACTGCTCTCACGCGGCTACCATCTGCAAACCATCGCCAGCGGATTCAATCTTTTTTGGGGCGTGATCATTTCCTCCGCCGTGTTTGGCTTGCTCCATCTTCAAAACCCCAGCGCAACGTGGGTCAGCACGGCGGGAATCTTCTTTGCGGGAGTTTTTCTTGCCTATGGCTACATCCGCACGAAACAACTATGGCTCCCCATTGGGCTACACATCGGCTGGAATTTCTTCGAGGGCGTTGTGTTCGGTTTCCCCGTCTCAGGCTTGGATATTTATCCCCTGACGCGCATCGAGGTCACTGGGCCCGAGTTGTGGACTGGCGGCGCGTTCGGCCCCGAAGCAGGGTTGATCGTTTTGCCATCATTGGCAGTGGGTGGAATTTTAATCTACTTGTTTACGCGAAACCGTCTTCACAGCTCGGTGTGA
- a CDS encoding GNAT family N-acetyltransferase → MIAIAFLADHPETIPALATLFRAQWYKHYADWTQAEIEQDFLEDTSRDRLPCRLVAFEDDQLAGTIILREQNHVAPEYQPELGGLLVVESHRGHGIGTELVRAGMKLASDLEYETVYATTVSAVGILERLGWEFVKTISHDDEQLALYRCTL, encoded by the coding sequence ATGATCGCCATCGCCTTCCTCGCAGACCATCCCGAAACCATCCCCGCATTGGCAACGCTGTTCCGCGCCCAATGGTACAAGCATTATGCCGATTGGACTCAAGCCGAGATAGAGCAGGATTTTCTCGAAGACACATCGCGTGACCGTCTTCCCTGCCGCCTGGTTGCGTTCGAGGATGACCAACTCGCTGGCACGATCATCCTGCGCGAGCAAAACCACGTTGCTCCAGAATATCAGCCTGAGCTGGGAGGATTGCTTGTCGTTGAGTCCCATCGAGGTCACGGCATTGGGACGGAATTGGTTCGCGCGGGGATGAAGTTAGCGTCCGATCTTGAGTATGAGACCGTCTATGCGACGACCGTGTCTGCGGTGGGGATATTGGAACGCTTGGGCTGGGAGTTTGTCAAAACGATCAGTCATGATGATGAACAGTTGGCGTTGTATCGCTGTACATTGTGA
- a CDS encoding DUF167 domain-containing protein, with amino-acid sequence MSDKKIKLHDGKKGSALAVRVTPRASRNEIVELLDDGTIKVRIAAPPADNEANEALIEFLSDILGVAKTRLDIVAGFAGRDKLITVLDMDTETAHSRIVAHLG; translated from the coding sequence ATGTCTGATAAAAAAATAAAACTGCACGATGGTAAGAAAGGCTCCGCGTTGGCGGTGCGGGTCACGCCGCGCGCCAGCCGCAATGAGATCGTGGAGTTGTTGGACGACGGGACGATCAAAGTGCGCATCGCCGCGCCGCCCGCCGATAACGAAGCCAATGAGGCGTTGATCGAATTTCTCTCCGATATTCTCGGGGTGGCAAAAACGCGCCTTGATATTGTGGCGGGGTTTGCGGGGCGCGATAAACTGATCACGGTGCTCGATATGGATACCGAGACCGCCCATTCGCGCATCGTGGCGCATCTGGGATAA
- a CDS encoding YggT family protein, whose amino-acid sequence MDTLIDIVELLSQLLTLLIFVSVILSYVMDPYHPVRRGIDNIIEPMLMPIRRVVPAAGMFDFSPMILMLLIQFASRFIVAILTSLR is encoded by the coding sequence ATGGACACCTTGATCGATATCGTCGAATTATTATCCCAACTCCTAACCCTGCTGATCTTTGTTTCCGTCATCCTTTCTTATGTGATGGACCCTTATCACCCGGTGCGGCGCGGCATCGACAACATCATCGAGCCGATGCTCATGCCCATCCGCCGCGTGGTGCCTGCCGCCGGTATGTTCGATTTCAGCCCGATGATCCTGATGCTCTTGATCCAGTTTGCTTCGCGCTTTATCGTTGCCATTCTCACTTCGCTGAGGTAG
- a CDS encoding YggS family pyridoxal phosphate-dependent enzyme gives MNTLVSTIREKYLHALDQIATAARKSNRNPAEARLVVVTKSQPLEVAQAAIEAGARILGENYPEEGVTKIQSLGNQTGVEWHMIGHVQSRKARLVADHFALLHSLDSLKLAQRLSRFAGEAERILPVLLEFNVGGEETKSGWNASDESTWDSLLPELAGLLDLPHLRICGLMSMPPLGKDAEDSRRFFRQVRRLRDHLADQLPGADWSELSMGTSMDYVVAVEEGATLVRVGTAIVGERRHTSEADASWTP, from the coding sequence ATGAACACTTTAGTTTCCACCATCCGCGAAAAATACCTTCACGCGCTCGACCAGATCGCCACAGCCGCGCGCAAAAGCAACCGCAACCCGGCTGAAGCGCGCCTGGTGGTGGTCACCAAATCACAACCGCTCGAAGTGGCGCAAGCCGCCATCGAAGCGGGCGCGCGCATTCTGGGCGAGAATTATCCCGAAGAAGGTGTCACGAAAATTCAATCCCTCGGCAATCAAACTGGTGTAGAATGGCACATGATCGGTCACGTGCAGAGCCGCAAAGCCCGCCTGGTGGCAGATCACTTCGCACTTTTACACTCACTCGATAGCCTCAAACTTGCCCAACGCCTCAGCCGTTTTGCCGGCGAAGCGGAGCGCATATTACCCGTCCTGCTCGAATTCAACGTGGGCGGCGAAGAGACCAAATCCGGTTGGAACGCCTCAGACGAATCAACATGGGACTCCCTCCTTCCCGAACTTGCCGGTTTGCTCGATTTGCCTCACTTGCGGATTTGCGGACTGATGAGCATGCCCCCGTTGGGAAAAGACGCGGAAGACTCGCGCCGCTTCTTTCGCCAAGTGCGGCGGCTCCGCGACCATTTGGCGGACCAACTCCCCGGCGCGGATTGGAGCGAACTCTCCATGGGCACCAGCATGGACTACGTTGTGGCGGTGGAGGAGGGCGCCACCCTCGTCCGCGTGGGCACGGCTATCGTTGGCGAGCGCAGGCATACATCGGAGGCTGACGCGTCATGGACACCTTGA